From a single Nostoc edaphicum CCNP1411 genomic region:
- a CDS encoding FAD-dependent oxidoreductase translates to MLTVHSENELQLTADVLVIGGGPAAAWAAWAAASQGVKVIIVDKGFLGTSGAAAASGNGIMAPSPENWEKVLAERYRVGKNLANSRWIERVIEKTWLSLPLVESWGYRFPKEDGESVRQSYYGPEYMRVLRKNLLRVGVQILDQSPALELLLADDGSVAGARGVQRQHHRTYTVRAGAVVLANGGCAFLSKALGCNTNTGDGLLMAVEAGGELSSMEASNHYAISTAFNATVTRGVPFGWASYTDEAGNDLGGYINGRRDPSFLPNALLKGPVYARLDRATPEVKAVVEKSHFIAFLPYTKAGIDPYTERVPVTLVLEGTVRGTGGIRIVNDDCATKVPGLYAAGDAASREFLAGLASGGGGPNAAWAISTGQWAGVGAADFAKSLGAHANERVARPAGQVGLGSSPSPTSETFDSEAIVHGVQAEMFPLEKNYLRSEQGLLDSLAKLEKLWEQVQGNPKQDTVRDVEFSRRAAALTAVARWAYFSALHRTETRSEHIRVDYPETDPNQRYYQATGGLDKLWVRRDWITDAIATPPVQTTQTTPTVSKL, encoded by the coding sequence TTGCTAACAGTCCATAGTGAAAATGAACTACAGTTAACTGCTGATGTACTGGTAATTGGTGGTGGCCCTGCCGCTGCGTGGGCAGCATGGGCAGCCGCATCCCAAGGAGTCAAAGTCATCATTGTTGATAAAGGTTTTCTGGGTACAAGCGGTGCTGCTGCTGCTAGTGGTAACGGCATCATGGCTCCGTCTCCAGAGAATTGGGAAAAAGTTTTAGCGGAGCGTTATCGCGTAGGAAAAAACCTCGCTAACTCACGTTGGATCGAGCGTGTTATCGAAAAAACTTGGCTGAGTTTGCCCCTAGTGGAAAGTTGGGGCTATCGTTTCCCTAAAGAAGATGGAGAATCTGTGCGTCAGAGCTATTATGGCCCTGAATATATGCGGGTACTTCGCAAAAACCTTTTGCGTGTTGGTGTGCAGATTCTCGACCAAAGTCCCGCTTTAGAGCTTTTATTGGCTGACGACGGCTCAGTAGCGGGAGCAAGAGGTGTGCAGAGGCAACATCATCGTACCTATACCGTTCGTGCTGGTGCAGTAGTCTTAGCGAATGGCGGTTGTGCATTCTTGAGTAAAGCATTAGGTTGCAATACCAATACAGGTGATGGGCTGCTGATGGCAGTGGAAGCTGGTGGAGAACTTTCTAGTATGGAAGCTTCTAATCACTATGCGATTTCGACGGCTTTCAATGCGACTGTAACCAGGGGTGTTCCCTTTGGTTGGGCCAGTTATACCGATGAAGCAGGCAATGATCTGGGTGGCTATATCAATGGTCGTCGTGATCCATCGTTCCTCCCTAATGCACTCTTGAAAGGCCCCGTTTATGCTCGTTTGGATCGAGCCACACCGGAAGTTAAAGCAGTGGTTGAAAAGTCTCATTTCATCGCTTTTCTACCCTATACAAAAGCTGGTATTGATCCCTATACAGAACGAGTGCCTGTAACACTTGTTTTAGAAGGTACAGTCCGTGGTACAGGTGGGATTCGGATTGTGAATGATGATTGCGCGACAAAAGTTCCTGGCCTCTACGCTGCTGGTGATGCAGCATCGCGGGAGTTTTTAGCCGGTTTAGCTTCTGGGGGTGGTGGCCCCAATGCTGCCTGGGCAATCTCCACAGGACAATGGGCTGGAGTTGGAGCAGCGGACTTTGCTAAGAGTCTGGGCGCTCATGCAAATGAACGGGTTGCGCGTCCTGCTGGTCAAGTGGGATTGGGATCATCGCCCTCACCCACTTCTGAAACATTCGATAGTGAGGCGATCGTGCATGGTGTACAAGCCGAGATGTTCCCGTTGGAGAAGAATTACTTGCGTTCTGAGCAAGGACTTTTGGATTCTCTCGCTAAATTAGAGAAACTATGGGAGCAAGTACAAGGGAACCCAAAACAAGATACAGTGCGCGATGTGGAATTTTCTCGTCGAGCGGCTGCTTTGACAGCTGTAGCACGATGGGCATATTTTAGCGCGTTACATCGCACGGAAACGCGCAGCGAACATATTCGTGTGGACTATCCTGAAACCGATCCAAATCAGCGTTATTACCAAGCAACAGGCGGCTTAGATAAGCTTTGGGTGAGGCGTGATTGGATTACGGATGCAATTGCTACACCACCAGTACAAACCACTCAAACCACACCTACTGTATCAAAGTTGTAG
- a CDS encoding 4Fe-4S binding protein, with protein sequence MIELVSHKLCINCNLCVQVCPTNVFDSVPNQPPAIARKEDCQTCFMCEAYCPADALYVAPESHTSVAVNEDDLIESGIMGEYRSLLGWGYGRKNNSELDTAHKLRQLPRPYQS encoded by the coding sequence ATGATCGAGCTTGTCAGCCATAAACTCTGTATTAATTGCAATTTGTGCGTCCAAGTCTGTCCTACCAATGTCTTTGACTCCGTACCTAATCAACCACCTGCGATCGCCCGTAAGGAAGACTGTCAAACTTGTTTCATGTGTGAGGCATATTGCCCTGCGGATGCACTTTATGTTGCGCCTGAATCTCATACCAGTGTTGCAGTCAATGAGGATGATTTAATTGAAAGTGGCATCATGGGTGAATATCGTAGCCTCTTGGGGTGGGGATATGGCAGAAAAAACAATAGCGAATTGGATACGGCTCATAAACTGCGCCAATTGCCGCGTCCTTATCAAAGTTAA
- a CDS encoding isopenicillin N synthase family dioxygenase yields the protein MTILQVVDKEFSKVPIIDISALISQTSNSSCVIADQIRQACQDFGFFYIVGHGVDEQLQEQLEDLSQQFFAQDLETKLKIRMALGGRAWRGYFPVGNELTSGRPDLKEGIYFGGELAEDHPLVKAGTPMHGRNLFPSNIPQFRETVLEYIYSMTKLGHTLMAGIALSLGLEKSYFADRYTKDPLILFRIFNYPPNSSLSKSEWGVGEHTDYGVLTILKQDNVGGLQVKSKSGWIDAPPIPGSFVCNIGDMLDRMTRGLYRSTPHRVQNLSTSNRLSFPFFFDPNFNVEVKPIELKDVVVNDDKSDRWDKASVHEFRGTYGEYLLNKVSKVFPELRQKVLESAE from the coding sequence ATGACAATCTTACAAGTTGTAGACAAAGAGTTTTCAAAAGTTCCCATCATTGATATTAGTGCGCTGATTTCTCAAACTAGCAACTCTTCTTGTGTAATTGCAGACCAAATCAGACAAGCGTGCCAAGATTTCGGTTTCTTCTATATCGTCGGACATGGAGTTGATGAACAACTACAAGAGCAATTAGAGGATCTAAGTCAACAGTTCTTCGCACAGGATTTAGAAACTAAACTGAAGATTCGTATGGCTCTTGGTGGTAGAGCATGGCGAGGATATTTCCCCGTGGGTAACGAGTTGACATCAGGTAGACCTGATTTAAAAGAAGGTATTTACTTTGGTGGAGAACTAGCAGAAGACCATCCACTTGTGAAAGCTGGTACACCAATGCACGGTCGCAATCTTTTTCCATCCAACATTCCCCAATTTAGGGAAACAGTACTTGAATACATATACTCAATGACCAAACTTGGACACACTCTAATGGCTGGTATTGCTCTAAGTTTGGGATTAGAAAAGTCCTACTTTGCAGATCGTTATACAAAAGACCCATTGATATTATTTCGGATTTTCAATTACCCTCCTAATTCATCATTATCTAAATCTGAATGGGGCGTTGGCGAACATACAGATTATGGAGTATTAACTATTCTCAAGCAAGATAATGTCGGTGGATTACAAGTCAAGTCCAAGTCTGGTTGGATAGATGCACCTCCTATTCCTGGTTCATTCGTATGCAACATTGGGGATATGCTCGATCGCATGACACGAGGACTGTATCGCTCAACACCCCACCGCGTTCAGAACTTATCAACGAGTAATCGCCTTTCGTTCCCGTTCTTCTTTGATCCCAACTTTAACGTTGAAGTCAAACCCATTGAACTGAAGGATGTGGTAGTGAATGATGATAAAAGCGATCGCTGGGATAAAGCTAGTGTTCACGAATTTCGCGGGACTTATGGCGAATATCTCTTGAATAAAGTCTCCAAAGTATTTCCAGAACTACGCCAAAAAGTGCTTGAAAGTGCTGAATAA
- a CDS encoding NADP(H)-dependent aldo-keto reductase: MQYNQLGNSDLNVSDICLGTMTYGQQNTIEEAHQQLDYAISQGINFIDAAEMYPVPTSGETYGLTETYIGEWLKHQQRDQLIIATKIAGPGRGFKWVRGGAKAIDRDNIKQAVDDSLTRLQTDYIDLYQIHWPDRYVPRFGQTVFDPTQVKETVSITEQLEVFADVINAGKIRYIGLSNETPWGVAQFSHAAKQLGLPKVVSIQNAYNLINRIFDGALAEAAYYENVPLLAYSPLGFGYLTGKYLNDKPEKARVTLFENFGQRYLKPNVSKAVAAYVEIAKRHQISPAQLAIAFVRSRWFVASTIIGATTLEQLKENIDSINVVLDKDILAELDAVHTQYPNPAP, encoded by the coding sequence ATGCAGTATAACCAATTAGGCAATAGTGACCTCAATGTTTCCGACATTTGCCTTGGCACAATGACTTATGGGCAACAAAATACTATAGAAGAAGCCCACCAGCAGCTAGATTATGCCATTAGCCAGGGAATCAACTTCATTGATGCGGCAGAGATGTATCCAGTACCAACCAGTGGTGAAACTTATGGCTTAACCGAAACTTATATTGGAGAATGGTTAAAACATCAACAGCGAGATCAACTAATAATTGCTACTAAAATTGCAGGGCCGGGTCGAGGCTTTAAGTGGGTACGTGGTGGAGCGAAAGCAATTGATCGGGACAATATCAAACAAGCTGTAGATGATAGTCTTACAAGGTTACAGACAGACTATATTGATTTATATCAAATCCATTGGCCAGATCGTTATGTACCTCGTTTTGGACAAACAGTTTTTGACCCCACTCAGGTAAAAGAAACAGTTTCCATCACTGAACAACTAGAAGTTTTTGCTGATGTCATCAATGCAGGTAAAATTCGCTATATCGGCTTAAGTAATGAAACCCCTTGGGGCGTTGCTCAATTTAGCCACGCAGCTAAACAATTAGGATTACCTAAAGTCGTCTCAATTCAAAATGCCTACAATTTAATCAATCGAATTTTTGATGGCGCTCTTGCAGAAGCAGCTTATTACGAAAACGTTCCTTTACTAGCTTACAGCCCTTTGGGATTTGGCTATTTAACTGGTAAATACCTTAACGACAAACCAGAGAAAGCAAGAGTTACTTTATTTGAAAACTTTGGTCAGCGATATTTAAAACCAAATGTGAGTAAAGCAGTAGCCGCTTATGTAGAAATTGCCAAACGCCATCAAATAAGTCCTGCACAATTAGCGATCGCATTTGTAAGGAGTCGTTGGTTTGTTGCTAGTACGATTATTGGTGCTACTACACTCGAACAACTCAAAGAAAATATAGACAGTATCAATGTAGTTCTCGACAAAGATATCTTGGCTGAATTGGACGCAGTTCATACTCAATATCCAAATCCAGCACCATAA
- a CDS encoding aryl-sulfate sulfotransferase — protein MTIATASVDQNTIRRRGTGLRAYNPDKAFKGYTLFTPLTGKGEVYLLNLEGEVVHQWNLPYSPGLYAYLLPNGNLFYNGKTLDVPPHFPLWAAFKGGVVLEADPKGNIIWEYKHPDHHHDGRRLRNGNTILLAIEKIPQSLIPHIKGGVAGTEADGDIYADVLYEVTPGGEIVWTWHAHEHLDPDVFTITPQDQRHEWTHGNTVGELADGNIIVSFRNISTVAIIDRQTGKIIWTLGDDVLAQQHFPNELANGNILIFDNGAHRRHTALNFSRVIEVNRQTKEIVWQYTDNPPQNFFSSYISGAQRLANGNTLITEGAFGRIFEVTVTGEIVWEYVNPHFAVRNLGEKSAVASGEQNSVFRAFRYAPEEVPWL, from the coding sequence ATGACGATCGCAACAGCATCAGTTGACCAAAATACTATTCGTCGCCGTGGTACTGGTTTAAGAGCTTATAATCCTGACAAGGCATTCAAGGGTTATACACTTTTTACACCACTTACAGGTAAGGGAGAAGTATATCTTCTGAATCTAGAAGGAGAAGTAGTACATCAATGGAATCTGCCATATTCACCGGGTTTATATGCTTATCTTTTACCCAATGGCAACCTTTTTTATAATGGTAAGACACTAGATGTTCCGCCACATTTTCCTTTGTGGGCTGCCTTTAAAGGTGGCGTTGTCTTAGAAGCAGATCCCAAGGGAAATATTATTTGGGAATATAAACATCCAGATCATCATCACGACGGACGCAGACTACGCAACGGTAACACGATTTTATTGGCTATTGAAAAGATACCTCAATCTTTGATTCCTCATATCAAAGGCGGTGTAGCGGGAACAGAAGCAGACGGTGATATCTATGCTGATGTACTTTATGAAGTTACTCCTGGGGGTGAAATTGTTTGGACTTGGCACGCCCACGAACACTTAGATCCAGATGTTTTTACTATCACTCCCCAAGATCAACGACACGAATGGACTCATGGCAATACTGTAGGCGAACTCGCTGACGGCAATATTATCGTTAGCTTTCGTAACATCTCTACCGTCGCAATTATTGATCGCCAAACAGGAAAAATTATCTGGACACTCGGAGATGATGTATTAGCACAGCAACACTTTCCTAACGAATTAGCTAACGGCAATATCCTAATTTTTGATAATGGCGCACATCGCCGTCACACTGCGCTGAATTTCTCTCGTGTGATTGAAGTCAACCGTCAAACGAAAGAAATAGTTTGGCAATACACTGACAACCCACCTCAAAATTTCTTCAGTTCGTATATATCAGGCGCACAGCGTCTAGCGAATGGCAACACTTTAATTACAGAAGGTGCTTTCGGTCGTATATTTGAGGTGACAGTTACAGGAGAGATTGTTTGGGAATATGTTAATCCTCACTTTGCTGTTCGGAATCTTGGAGAGAAGTCAGCAGTAGCTAGTGGAGAGCAAAATTCAGTATTCCGCGCTTTTCGTTATGCGCCTGAAGAAGTGCCTTGGCTTTAG
- a CDS encoding glutathione S-transferase family protein, which translates to MAEIKVYSAVVCPYAHRSRLVLQEKGVEFDLIEINLQNKPEGFTDISPYGKVPAIAHNNNRVWESAVINEYLNEVFPNPPLLPSSPIAKAQARIWIDFANTRFVPAFSTLLRSSDIQQQEAAKKELYQHLEFIENEALGKLSGDGPYWFGESVSLVDFTFYPWFERWPALKHYRGFGIPEEFTRLRQWKKAVKQRDSVVAIANSKEFYIERYARFATPVAA; encoded by the coding sequence ATGGCTGAAATCAAGGTATATAGTGCGGTTGTTTGCCCTTATGCTCACCGTTCGCGTTTGGTATTGCAAGAAAAAGGCGTCGAATTTGACTTGATTGAAATTAATTTGCAGAACAAGCCAGAGGGATTTACAGATATTTCTCCTTATGGAAAAGTGCCTGCGATCGCACATAATAATAACCGAGTTTGGGAATCGGCAGTAATTAACGAATATCTCAACGAGGTATTTCCAAATCCGCCGCTTTTGCCTAGCAGTCCCATTGCTAAAGCACAAGCTCGGATCTGGATTGATTTTGCTAATACTCGATTTGTTCCAGCTTTTTCTACTCTCTTGCGTAGTTCCGATATCCAACAGCAAGAAGCAGCTAAAAAAGAACTATACCAACATCTGGAATTTATCGAGAATGAAGCTTTAGGGAAGTTATCAGGAGACGGCCCTTACTGGTTTGGCGAATCCGTCAGTCTGGTTGATTTCACCTTTTACCCCTGGTTTGAGCGTTGGCCTGCACTGAAGCACTATCGAGGCTTTGGTATACCAGAGGAATTTACTCGTCTACGTCAGTGGAAAAAGGCTGTAAAACAACGTGATTCTGTAGTGGCGATCGCTAATAGCAAGGAGTTCTACATAGAGCGATATGCTAGATTTGCTACTCCTGTTGCTGCATAG
- a CDS encoding class I SAM-dependent methyltransferase produces MSDKSNLQNLLLDEVLAYYERGLEFERLSKRTNPIELVRTQELLSRYLPPPPAVIFDVGGGSGIYACWLAQLGYKVHLIDPVPLHVEQARSASQVQPDYPLASAEVGDARQLNQANNSVDAVLLFGPLYHLIEHSDRIAVLREADRVLKSGGLVFAVGCSRFASLLDGLFRGWLDDPEFVEIVHRDLLEGQHRNPSNHPAYFTTAFFHHPDELKAEVEEAGLSCEKLLAIEGPGKLLQNFEEHWSEQSRRQRLLQAIRWLETEPSTLGVSAHIMAIGKKVAV; encoded by the coding sequence ATGTCAGACAAGTCTAATTTACAAAACCTGCTTTTAGATGAGGTACTAGCTTATTATGAGCGTGGTTTGGAATTTGAACGCTTATCAAAGCGTACAAATCCGATTGAACTAGTTCGCACCCAAGAGCTTCTTAGCCGCTACTTGCCTCCTCCTCCCGCAGTGATTTTCGATGTTGGTGGCGGCTCAGGCATCTATGCTTGTTGGCTTGCCCAGCTAGGGTATAAAGTTCATCTTATTGATCCAGTTCCCTTGCACGTAGAACAAGCCCGTTCTGCTTCTCAGGTTCAGCCAGATTATCCACTTGCAAGTGCAGAGGTTGGAGATGCCCGTCAGTTAAATCAAGCAAACAACAGCGTTGATGCTGTTCTTTTATTTGGGCCACTGTATCATTTGATAGAACATAGCGATCGCATAGCAGTGTTACGCGAGGCTGATCGTGTTTTAAAGAGTGGAGGTCTTGTCTTTGCCGTTGGTTGTTCTCGCTTTGCTTCGCTCTTAGACGGTTTATTTCGGGGATGGCTAGACGATCCAGAGTTTGTAGAAATTGTTCATCGGGACTTGCTGGAAGGGCAGCATCGTAATCCGAGTAACCATCCTGCTTACTTTACAACAGCCTTCTTTCATCACCCTGATGAACTAAAAGCAGAGGTAGAAGAAGCAGGGTTATCTTGTGAAAAGCTTTTAGCCATAGAAGGCCCAGGCAAATTACTACAAAATTTTGAGGAACATTGGAGTGAACAAAGTCGCCGTCAAAGACTCCTACAAGCTATTCGCTGGCTAGAGACAGAACCTTCTACATTAGGTGTGAGCGCTCACATTATGGCTATTGGTAAAAAGGTAGCAGTCTGA
- a CDS encoding glutathione S-transferase family protein, giving the protein MSNIQLYFAKASTFSQRTRVVLLEKGIDFTPIEIDLQNKPDGYTQISRYGKVPAIKHGDIEIYESAIINEYLDEVFPEPPLLPRDPAAKAIARIWIDYANTRFVPAFNKFLRGKDSTEQEEGRREFTEALLYIEKEGLGKGDYLLGDQFSLVDISFYPWFERLPLLEHFRKFTLPAETPHLQTWWNLVRDRSSIQAVANPVDFYLQRFAKVLGEPLPVGTAQK; this is encoded by the coding sequence ATGAGCAACATACAACTGTACTTCGCCAAAGCCTCTACCTTCTCTCAACGGACTCGTGTCGTCTTACTGGAAAAAGGTATTGACTTCACCCCAATAGAAATTGACTTACAGAACAAACCAGATGGGTACACGCAAATTTCGCGCTATGGTAAAGTTCCGGCTATCAAACATGGGGATATTGAAATTTACGAGTCAGCTATTATCAATGAATATCTAGATGAAGTTTTTCCAGAACCACCATTGTTACCTCGCGATCCGGCAGCTAAAGCGATCGCTCGGATTTGGATAGACTACGCCAATACTCGCTTTGTCCCAGCTTTTAACAAATTTCTGCGCGGTAAAGATAGCACCGAACAGGAAGAAGGACGAAGAGAGTTCACAGAAGCACTTCTATATATTGAGAAGGAAGGATTAGGCAAGGGTGATTACTTATTAGGAGATCAGTTTAGCCTAGTTGATATCAGTTTCTATCCTTGGTTTGAACGTTTACCACTCTTAGAACACTTCCGCAAATTCACATTACCAGCAGAAACACCTCATTTGCAGACATGGTGGAATCTGGTACGCGATCGCTCCTCAATTCAAGCAGTTGCAAACCCTGTGGACTTCTATTTGCAAAGATTCGCCAAAGTTCTCGGTGAACCTCTTCCCGTTGGTACAGCACAAAAATAG
- a CDS encoding CmcJ/NvfI family oxidoreductase, with amino-acid sequence MSLNNQVLDKPIFAELPYVEANLSYLIPTAEKPVNYTYEPPAGIPRTNATYQTHKLPIYNARSISENISLDREGFALTGHNTNVRNFYDEDEVRRVYYPEAEQLLKEVTGATKVVIFDHTLRNAGNSKPGENNIKEPAKRVHNDFTAKSGYTRARLELAAQGIDDIDTLLKQRFAIINVWRAIAQPIQESPLAVCDAQSIAITDLVAGDLVYRDRVGETYGVTYNSKHKWFYFPQMHRDEALFIKCFDSAEEGHARFAAHTAFEDPTSPANAPPRESIELRTFVFYPA; translated from the coding sequence ATGAGCTTAAATAACCAAGTTCTAGACAAACCAATTTTCGCAGAACTGCCATACGTAGAGGCTAACCTCAGTTACCTGATTCCAACGGCAGAAAAACCTGTCAACTATACCTACGAACCGCCAGCCGGAATTCCTCGCACGAATGCAACTTATCAGACGCATAAACTGCCAATTTACAATGCTCGTTCTATCTCAGAGAACATCTCATTAGATCGGGAAGGATTTGCCTTGACTGGACATAATACCAATGTCCGCAACTTTTACGATGAAGACGAAGTACGCCGCGTCTACTATCCAGAAGCCGAGCAATTGTTAAAAGAGGTAACAGGTGCAACGAAAGTAGTGATATTCGATCACACACTTCGTAATGCTGGGAACTCTAAACCAGGTGAGAATAATATTAAAGAACCTGCCAAGCGTGTACACAACGACTTCACCGCCAAATCAGGCTATACTCGCGCCCGTTTGGAACTAGCAGCGCAGGGCATAGATGATATTGATACGTTACTAAAACAACGATTTGCCATCATTAATGTTTGGCGAGCGATCGCACAACCAATTCAAGAGTCACCCTTAGCAGTGTGTGACGCGCAAAGCATTGCAATAACAGACCTTGTAGCTGGTGATTTAGTGTACCGCGATCGCGTCGGTGAGACATACGGAGTCACGTATAACTCTAAACATAAATGGTTCTACTTCCCGCAAATGCACAGAGACGAAGCACTATTTATCAAGTGTTTCGACTCCGCAGAAGAGGGACATGCACGTTTTGCCGCCCATACAGCCTTTGAAGACCCCACCAGCCCAGCTAACGCTCCCCCACGAGAAAGCATCGAACTAAGGACATTCGTTTTTTACCCCGCATAG
- a CDS encoding TauD/TfdA dioxygenase family protein — protein sequence MTSQYFDIKPIAGRIGAKIIGVDLSNNLSNEIISDIRKALVKHKVIFFREQKLDAQGQVAFARRFGEVTTAHPTVPSLPENPEVLDLNYGKTVSRANTWHTDVTFVDRPPLGSILRALVIPPSGGDTIWANSVTAYEDLPTHLRNLADQLWAVHSNAYDYAAAAVDLPQEVLEYRAVFTSTVYETLHPVVRVHPESGERGLFIGGFVRRLRGLSQNESDEIVELLQAYITRPENTVRWRWKVGDVAFWDNRATQHYAIADYGNQPRHVQRVTLVGDIPVGIDGKQSEAIKGDSSAYNRREAVTA from the coding sequence ATGACTTCCCAATACTTTGACATCAAACCAATTGCCGGACGTATCGGTGCAAAAATTATTGGTGTTGACTTGAGCAATAACCTCAGCAACGAAATCATCAGTGATATCCGTAAAGCTTTAGTTAAACACAAAGTCATTTTCTTCCGAGAGCAAAAGCTTGACGCTCAAGGACAAGTAGCCTTCGCCCGTCGCTTTGGAGAAGTCACTACAGCCCATCCCACCGTTCCCTCATTGCCAGAAAACCCAGAAGTTCTTGACCTGAATTACGGCAAGACTGTGAGCCGTGCCAACACTTGGCACACCGATGTCACATTTGTAGATCGTCCTCCCCTTGGTTCTATTTTGCGGGCGCTTGTCATCCCACCATCAGGAGGTGATACGATTTGGGCAAACTCTGTGACTGCCTACGAAGATTTACCAACTCACCTACGTAATCTTGCTGACCAACTCTGGGCAGTACACAGCAACGCTTACGATTATGCAGCAGCAGCAGTTGACTTACCACAAGAAGTCTTAGAGTATCGAGCTGTTTTCACCTCGACTGTATACGAAACCCTGCATCCAGTTGTCCGCGTCCATCCTGAATCCGGTGAACGTGGGTTATTTATTGGTGGGTTCGTGCGCCGTCTGCGTGGTTTATCACAGAATGAATCGGATGAAATCGTAGAATTGTTGCAAGCTTACATCACACGTCCAGAGAACACAGTCCGGTGGCGCTGGAAAGTAGGCGATGTGGCTTTCTGGGACAATCGCGCTACTCAACATTATGCGATCGCAGACTACGGTAATCAACCTCGCCACGTTCAACGAGTCACACTTGTGGGTGACATTCCTGTTGGTATTGATGGTAAGCAGAGTGAGGCTATTAAGGGAGATTCTTCTGCATATAACCGACGTGAGGCTGTCACTGCTTAA